A window from Setaria italica strain Yugu1 chromosome VIII, Setaria_italica_v2.0, whole genome shotgun sequence encodes these proteins:
- the LOC101756320 gene encoding uncharacterized protein LOC101756320: MKKDAAPGPDGFNAAFYRVSWDWLGDDVVNLVQNFYRTDDILQEIFTRLWYLWKARNDFRFNKKWSVSRLNHEVQADIATSILYTSHASSNRNMTSLSSAPTNVNGSTFPVVVPSLLLMQDLSNCQYWQSFVFAYADATLQPDGQGSSSRIAGLGVLVDLRSTSISCCLQVLGSVRVDSVVMAGLAALLLAAKFLSVLQIQSEGIGSDCLQAVRLLHMAPLDSPWKLHPWISHFQDLGSRDALQVTKISRAQNEAAHQLAVRARNVFFS, translated from the exons ATGAAGAAGGATGCAGCCCCTGGTCCAGATGGATTTAATGCAGCTTTCTATAGAGTTTCTTGGGACTGGCTTGGTGATGATGTAGTCAATCTGGTTCAGAATTTTTATCGCACAG ATGATATTTTGCAGGAAATCTTCACTAGACTATGGTACCTTTGGAAAGCAAGGAATGATTTCAGGTTCAACAAGAAATGGTCTGTGAGCAGACTAAATCATGAGGTCCAGGCAGACATTGCCACGTCCATTCTGTATACCTCTCATGCAAGTTCTAATAGGAATATGACTTCTTTGAGTTCTGCTCCAACTAATGTCAATGGTTCTACTTTTCCTGTTGTGGTCCCTTCTTTATTGCTGATGCAGGATTTATCAAATTGCCAATATTGGCAGTCTTTTGTTTTTGCATATGCAGATGCAACTCTCCAACCTGATGGCCAAGGAAGTAGCTCAAGAATTGCTGGACTGGGGGTTCTAGTTGATCTTAGATCTACTAGTATCTCTTGTTGTTTGCAGGTACTTGGATCTGTCAGGGTAGATTCAGTGGTGATGGCAGGGCTGGCTGCTCTCCTTTTGGCGGCAAAATTTCTTTCCGTGTTGCAGATTCAATCTGAAGGAATTGGTTCTGATTGCCTTCAGGCAGTCAGACTGCTCCACATGGCACCCTTGGACTCACCATGGAAGCTTCATCCATGGATCTCTCATTTTCAGGATCTTGGCTCACGAGATGCTTTGCAAGTGACCAAAATCTCTAGAGCCCAAAATGAGGCAGCGCATCAACTAGCAGTTAGAGCTAGAAATGTTTTTTTCTCATAG